In one Streptomyces sp. NBC_01241 genomic region, the following are encoded:
- the nrtL gene encoding ArgS-related anticodon-binding protein NrtL, whose product MTPADLSRTVLHAVRRAVDEDALRAPVPARVRVERTRPGGRGEYACAVALQLAGPAALPAREVAEILRVRVQGAPGIGGVEVTGPGFLNFTLRGPDPVDMAVRAVEAGGTRYGHGDGLLGVTASFALVDELRARVVTETVERLLRAQGAEVGERTADGEALHVVPLPAADRDLFERLGSDAARWALLRAAPHDRARCTGSDELLVQGESNPLFRVRYAYARTRALSRNAEQLGFRAGYEESVEAPALGTFLADHPGVLAAAARHREPDRLARQLEAVAQAFFDFHDSASPLPVGDEKPSAAHRSRLALAEAAGTVLAGGLSLLGISAPEVL is encoded by the coding sequence GTGACCCCCGCCGATCTCTCCAGGACCGTGCTGCACGCCGTGCGCCGCGCGGTCGACGAGGACGCCTTGCGCGCGCCGGTGCCCGCGCGCGTGCGGGTGGAGCGGACCCGGCCCGGCGGGCGTGGGGAGTACGCCTGCGCCGTCGCCCTCCAGCTGGCCGGGCCCGCCGCGCTGCCGGCCCGGGAAGTGGCCGAGATCCTTCGGGTACGGGTCCAGGGGGCGCCGGGAATCGGTGGCGTCGAAGTCACCGGGCCGGGGTTCCTGAACTTCACCCTCCGAGGCCCCGACCCCGTCGACATGGCGGTCCGGGCCGTCGAAGCAGGCGGTACGCGCTACGGCCACGGGGACGGCCTCCTCGGCGTGACCGCGTCGTTCGCACTCGTCGACGAACTGCGCGCCCGGGTCGTCACCGAGACCGTCGAGCGGCTGCTCCGGGCCCAGGGGGCCGAGGTCGGGGAGCGGACGGCCGACGGGGAAGCGCTGCACGTGGTGCCCTTGCCCGCCGCCGACCGCGATCTCTTCGAGCGGCTCGGGAGCGACGCCGCGCGCTGGGCGCTGCTGCGGGCCGCGCCGCACGACCGCGCCCGGTGCACGGGCAGCGACGAGCTCCTCGTACAGGGGGAGAGCAACCCGCTGTTCCGGGTGCGGTACGCGTACGCCCGGACCCGTGCCCTGAGCCGGAATGCCGAGCAGCTCGGGTTCCGTGCCGGGTACGAGGAGAGCGTGGAGGCGCCCGCCCTCGGGACGTTCCTCGCCGATCATCCCGGGGTGCTCGCCGCCGCCGCCCGCCACCGTGAGCCCGACCGGCTCGCCCGGCAGCTGGAAGCGGTCGCGCAGGCCTTCTTCGACTTCCACGACAGCGCTTCGCCGCTCCCTGTCGGTGACGAGAAACCCTCGGCCGCCCACCGGTCCCGGCTCGCCCTCGCCGAAGCCGCCGGGACGGTGCTGGCAGGCGGCCTGTCCCTGCTCGGCATCAGCGCACCAGAAGTCCTCTGA
- a CDS encoding response regulator — protein MLVVDDNKVIRQLIRVNLELEGFEVVTAADGVECLDLVHRVRPDVITLDVVMPRLDGVQTATRLRSDPRTRHVPVAIVSACTPHEADNGVDAFLAKPFEPGELVRLVRQLMARKDPSALDGRQGAGRAERAAG, from the coding sequence GTGCTTGTTGTCGACGACAACAAGGTCATCCGGCAGTTGATCAGGGTCAACCTTGAGCTTGAGGGCTTCGAGGTCGTGACCGCGGCCGATGGTGTCGAGTGTCTCGATCTGGTGCATCGGGTCCGTCCCGACGTGATCACGCTCGATGTCGTCATGCCCCGGCTGGACGGTGTGCAGACCGCCACCAGATTGCGCTCCGATCCGCGGACCAGACATGTGCCCGTGGCGATCGTCAGCGCCTGCACGCCCCACGAGGCGGACAACGGAGTCGACGCGTTCCTGGCGAAGCCGTTCGAGCCGGGTGAGCTGGTGCGGCTCGTACGGCAGTTGATGGCCCGGAAGGACCCGTCGGCGCTCGACGGCAGACAGGGCGCCGGGAGGGCGGAGCGCGCCGCCGGGTGA
- the lysA gene encoding diaminopimelate decarboxylase — translation MSRSAHPAGPRHADVMTEGHYTAPPADLNALDAKVWARTVTRDENGAVTVGGIEVTRLAEEFGTPAYFLDESDFRARCRAWADAFGRDADVFYAGKAFLSRAVVRWLKEEGLNLDVCSGGELTCALDAGMPAERIAFHGNNKTVGEIERAVTVGVGRIVLDSFQEIARVAHIAQRLGKRQRVQIRVTVGVEAHTHEFIATAHEDQKFGIALAGGQAAEAVRRALTLDGLELIGIHSHIGSQIFDMAGFEVSARRVVQLLAEVRDEHGVELPEIDLGGGLGIAYTSEDDPREPHEIAKALGDIVTRECEAAGLATPRISVEPGRAIVGPTAFTLYEVGTIKPLEGLRTYVSVDGGMSDNIRTALYDAEYSVALASRTSDAEPMLVRVVGKHCESGDIVVKDAFLPSDLAPGDLIAVPATGAYCRSMASNYNHALRPPVVAVRDGEARVIVRRETEEDLLRLDVG, via the coding sequence ATGAGCCGATCCGCACACCCCGCCGGGCCCCGTCACGCCGACGTCATGACGGAAGGGCACTACACCGCCCCGCCCGCCGACCTCAACGCCCTGGACGCGAAGGTCTGGGCCCGTACCGTCACCCGCGACGAGAACGGTGCCGTCACCGTCGGCGGGATCGAAGTGACGCGGCTGGCCGAGGAGTTCGGCACCCCCGCCTACTTCCTCGACGAGAGCGACTTCCGGGCCCGCTGCCGGGCCTGGGCCGACGCCTTCGGGCGGGACGCCGATGTGTTCTACGCCGGAAAGGCGTTCCTGTCGCGCGCCGTCGTGCGCTGGCTCAAGGAGGAGGGACTCAACCTCGACGTCTGCTCCGGTGGCGAGCTGACCTGCGCGCTGGACGCCGGAATGCCCGCCGAGCGCATCGCCTTCCACGGCAACAACAAGACCGTCGGGGAGATCGAACGGGCGGTCACCGTCGGCGTCGGGCGGATCGTGCTCGACTCCTTCCAGGAGATCGCCCGGGTCGCGCACATCGCGCAGCGGCTCGGCAAGCGACAGCGCGTACAGATCCGGGTGACCGTCGGCGTCGAGGCGCACACCCACGAGTTCATCGCCACCGCCCACGAGGACCAGAAGTTCGGGATCGCGCTGGCCGGCGGACAGGCCGCCGAGGCCGTGCGCCGGGCCCTCACCCTCGACGGCCTGGAACTCATCGGCATCCACTCGCACATCGGCTCGCAGATCTTCGACATGGCCGGCTTCGAGGTCTCCGCCCGGCGCGTGGTGCAGCTGCTCGCCGAGGTGCGCGACGAGCACGGCGTCGAGCTGCCCGAGATCGACCTCGGCGGCGGTCTCGGCATCGCCTACACCTCCGAGGACGACCCGCGCGAGCCGCACGAGATCGCCAAGGCGCTCGGCGACATCGTCACCCGCGAGTGCGAGGCGGCCGGCCTCGCCACCCCCCGGATCTCCGTCGAGCCGGGGCGCGCCATCGTCGGCCCCACCGCCTTCACGCTGTACGAGGTCGGCACCATCAAGCCCCTGGAGGGGCTGCGTACGTACGTCAGCGTCGACGGCGGGATGTCGGACAACATCCGCACGGCGCTGTACGACGCCGAGTACAGCGTCGCGCTCGCCTCGCGGACCTCCGACGCCGAGCCGATGCTCGTCCGGGTCGTCGGCAAGCACTGCGAGAGCGGCGACATCGTGGTCAAGGACGCGTTCCTGCCGTCCGACCTGGCGCCCGGCGATCTGATCGCCGTGCCCGCCACCGGCGCGTACTGCCGCTCCATGGCGAGCAACTACAACCACGCCCTGCGCCCGCCCGTCGTCGCCGTGCGCGACGGGGAGGCGCGCGTGATCGTCCGGCGCGAGACGGAGGAAGATCTCCTGCGTCTGGACGTCGGCTGA